A single window of Coffea eugenioides isolate CCC68of chromosome 7, Ceug_1.0, whole genome shotgun sequence DNA harbors:
- the LOC113778084 gene encoding uncharacterized protein LOC113778084 isoform X2: MESDCSNGNWTEEVEDLVHGGQIDKAISVLETVMSKLEKKPQKGSSSSSELAAALLDLSKLYSSKGLSLKADQTRSLAFQINLQCQSTGLPTKGGLNVVKESSCDGITESHNTRDEASTCGQISVDEYQQESSSLLKDVSAQEGGSDDDWEAAADRAPDELLSPESLPEVSKLSLEDAQVQGLKRRGRGTFSYGRHGMYSDEQSNYPVIDDAEEKADSRSSTAENATKDWNYGTRHVLVLADFPPSTTTSDLEKLLERFRDQGVAIRWVNDTVALAVFRSPSTALEASMCMQCPFTVRVLDETDELLRSIPLRDLEPPRLRPKTSARTAQRLIAQSMGIKLSSTTFGSKELREQEEARRNRIVYRKNMKDDAWGDDDN, translated from the exons ATGGAAAGTGATTGCAGCAATGGGAACTGGACGGAGGAAGTAGAGGACCTGGTCCATGGCGGACAGATAGACAAGGCCATCTCTGTTCTTGAAACTGTAATGTCAAAGCTAGAGAAGAAACCCCAAAAGggctcttcttcttcttctgaatTGGCCGCTGCTCTTTTGGACTTGTCTAAACTTTACTCATCTAAAGGTCTATCTCTCAAAGCTGATCAAACTCGCTCTCTTGCTTTCCAAATCAATTTACAATGTCAATCTACTGGACTGCCTACAAAAGG AGGTTTAAATGTAGTCAAGGAGTCATCTTGTGATGGAATAACAGAAAGCCATAATACACGAGATGAGGCTTCGACTTGTGGTCAAATTTCTGTAGATG AATATCAGCAGGAATCTTCAAGCTTGCTGAAGGATGTGTCAGCACAAGAAGGCGGTTCTGATGATG ATTGGGAAGCTGCTGCAGATCGTGCTCCGGATGAATTACTTTCACCTGAAAGCTTGCCGGAAGTGTCAAAGCTTTCATTGGAAGATGCCCAAGTTCAAGGTCTGAAGAGACGTGGACGGGGAACATTTTCATATGGGAGACATGGCATGTATAGTGATGAGCAATCAAATTATCCAGTGATTGACGATGCAGAAGAAAAAGCTGATTCCCGGTCATCAACAGCGGAAAATGCAACAAAAGATT GGAATTATGGTACAAGGCATGTTCTTGTGCTGGCTGACTTCCCTCCAAGCACAACCACGAGTGACCTGGAGAAGTTGTTGGAGAGATTCAGGGATCAAGGAGTTGCGATTCGTTGGGTTAATGATACAGTTGCACTTGCAGTATTCAGATCACCATCAACTG CTCTTGAGGCAAGCATGTGCATGCAGTGTCCATTTACAGTGCGTGTACTTGATGAGACTGATGAACTCTTGAGGTCCATTCCATTGAGAG ATCTGGAACCTCCTCGTCTGAGGCCCAAGACATCAGCAAGAACTGCTCAAAGACTTATTGCTCAAAGTATGGGAATAAAGTTGTCCTCCACAACATTTGGATCCAAGGAACTAAGGGAACAAGAAGAAGCCAGGAGGAACCGTATAGTTTACAGGAAAAACATGAAGGATGATGCTTGGGGGGATGATGATAACTAA
- the LOC113778084 gene encoding uncharacterized protein LOC113778084 isoform X1 codes for MESDCSNGNWTEEVEDLVHGGQIDKAISVLETVMSKLEKKPQKGSSSSSELAAALLDLSKLYSSKGLSLKADQTRSLAFQINLQCQSTGLPTKGSIGEGVLMSDFIFRGLNVVKESSCDGITESHNTRDEASTCGQISVDEYQQESSSLLKDVSAQEGGSDDDWEAAADRAPDELLSPESLPEVSKLSLEDAQVQGLKRRGRGTFSYGRHGMYSDEQSNYPVIDDAEEKADSRSSTAENATKDWNYGTRHVLVLADFPPSTTTSDLEKLLERFRDQGVAIRWVNDTVALAVFRSPSTALEASMCMQCPFTVRVLDETDELLRSIPLRDLEPPRLRPKTSARTAQRLIAQSMGIKLSSTTFGSKELREQEEARRNRIVYRKNMKDDAWGDDDN; via the exons ATGGAAAGTGATTGCAGCAATGGGAACTGGACGGAGGAAGTAGAGGACCTGGTCCATGGCGGACAGATAGACAAGGCCATCTCTGTTCTTGAAACTGTAATGTCAAAGCTAGAGAAGAAACCCCAAAAGggctcttcttcttcttctgaatTGGCCGCTGCTCTTTTGGACTTGTCTAAACTTTACTCATCTAAAGGTCTATCTCTCAAAGCTGATCAAACTCGCTCTCTTGCTTTCCAAATCAATTTACAATGTCAATCTACTGGACTGCCTACAAAAGG GTCAATTGGAGAAGGTGTTCTGATGTCAGATTTCATTTTCAGAGGTTTAAATGTAGTCAAGGAGTCATCTTGTGATGGAATAACAGAAAGCCATAATACACGAGATGAGGCTTCGACTTGTGGTCAAATTTCTGTAGATG AATATCAGCAGGAATCTTCAAGCTTGCTGAAGGATGTGTCAGCACAAGAAGGCGGTTCTGATGATG ATTGGGAAGCTGCTGCAGATCGTGCTCCGGATGAATTACTTTCACCTGAAAGCTTGCCGGAAGTGTCAAAGCTTTCATTGGAAGATGCCCAAGTTCAAGGTCTGAAGAGACGTGGACGGGGAACATTTTCATATGGGAGACATGGCATGTATAGTGATGAGCAATCAAATTATCCAGTGATTGACGATGCAGAAGAAAAAGCTGATTCCCGGTCATCAACAGCGGAAAATGCAACAAAAGATT GGAATTATGGTACAAGGCATGTTCTTGTGCTGGCTGACTTCCCTCCAAGCACAACCACGAGTGACCTGGAGAAGTTGTTGGAGAGATTCAGGGATCAAGGAGTTGCGATTCGTTGGGTTAATGATACAGTTGCACTTGCAGTATTCAGATCACCATCAACTG CTCTTGAGGCAAGCATGTGCATGCAGTGTCCATTTACAGTGCGTGTACTTGATGAGACTGATGAACTCTTGAGGTCCATTCCATTGAGAG ATCTGGAACCTCCTCGTCTGAGGCCCAAGACATCAGCAAGAACTGCTCAAAGACTTATTGCTCAAAGTATGGGAATAAAGTTGTCCTCCACAACATTTGGATCCAAGGAACTAAGGGAACAAGAAGAAGCCAGGAGGAACCGTATAGTTTACAGGAAAAACATGAAGGATGATGCTTGGGGGGATGATGATAACTAA